In Carassius auratus strain Wakin unplaced genomic scaffold, ASM336829v1 scaf_tig00214534, whole genome shotgun sequence, a single genomic region encodes these proteins:
- the LOC113092213 gene encoding protein DGCR6, which yields MDKYCSMSEDQSDAARQQERHYYLLSELQTLVKDLPSSFQQRLSYTTLSDLAQALIDGTVYEIVQGLLDIQHLMEKNLYNQRQKLHCEHRALKQDLVRKHRQSLQMCKSHNLAVLKSTQRAETEALDQRVKEEQRMMDEKVVAEMDQKVLDQQNTLEKAGVQGFYITTNPQEVMMQMNLLELILKLQQKETLSGSLP from the exons ATGGACAAGTACTGTAGTATGAGTGAAGATCAGTCTGATGCTGCAAGACAACAGGAGAGACACTATTACCTGCTGTCAGAGCTGCAGACGCTCGTGAAAGACCTGCCCAG CTCGTTTCAGCAGCGTCTGTCCTACACCACACTCAGTGATCTGGCTCAAGCGCTCATCGATGGGACGGTGTATGAAATAGTGCAAGGGCTGCTGGACATTCAACACCTGATGGAGAAAAACCTCTACAACCAGAGACAGAAGCTACACTGCGAgcacagag ctctcAAGCAGGATTTGGTGAGGAAACACAGACAGTCTCTGCAGATGTGTAAGTCTCACAATCTGGCCGTTCTGAAATCCACCCAGAGAGCAGAAACTGAG GCTCTCGATCAGCGAGTGAAAGAAGAGCAGAGGATGATGGACGAGAAGGTCGTGGCTGAGATGGACCAGAAGGTTCTAGATCAGCAGAACACGCTGGAGAAAGCAGGCGTGCAGGGCTTCTACATCACCACTAACCcacag GAGGTGATGATGCAGATGAATCTGCTGGAGCTGATCCTGAAGCTGCAGCAGAAAGAGACTCTCTCTGGATCTCTGCCCTGA